Proteins from a genomic interval of Bradyrhizobium sp. CCBAU 53340:
- a CDS encoding DUF1488 family protein → MPLMRDRIIGHDLERLAFRFTMTREDEIVQCQISDAAMDELAGMQGTESSARQAQFTSLRETIERIASDLYDEAPRFKGYVVRIFVRHLAR, encoded by the coding sequence ATGCCGCTGATGCGCGACAGGATTATCGGCCATGACCTTGAACGTCTGGCCTTCCGCTTCACCATGACGCGTGAGGACGAGATCGTGCAGTGTCAAATCAGCGACGCCGCGATGGACGAGCTTGCCGGCATGCAGGGCACCGAGAGCAGCGCGCGGCAGGCGCAGTTCACGTCGCTGCGCGAGACCATCGAGCGGATCGCGTCGGACCTCTACGACGAGGCGCCGCGGTTCAAAGGCTATGTGGTGCGGATCTTCGTGCGGCATTTGGCCCGATAG
- a CDS encoding tetratricopeptide repeat protein, giving the protein MIAAMIKLVALGTFAAVLLNSPVFAAGGGGGGGGGSGSTDPYAGAYSDQKAQPAPTYPKRSGTKATQKGKKAGNQSSIDDPAFAAGYRVAYDTIYLRNDYAAAIEQLKALGHDDHPNVANLIGYSYRKLGNYGQSQVWYERALRADPNHVLTWQYYGLWQLEQGNREQAMYHLSRIAAICGTDCEEYKSLAAALEKPTGSAFAY; this is encoded by the coding sequence ATGATCGCAGCAATGATCAAGCTCGTCGCACTGGGGACATTTGCGGCAGTCTTGCTGAACTCGCCGGTCTTTGCGGCGGGCGGAGGCGGCGGCGGAGGTGGTGGTTCCGGCAGCACCGATCCCTATGCCGGCGCCTATTCGGACCAGAAGGCTCAGCCGGCGCCGACCTATCCGAAACGCTCGGGCACCAAGGCAACACAGAAGGGCAAGAAGGCGGGCAACCAGTCAAGCATCGATGATCCCGCGTTCGCAGCCGGCTACCGCGTGGCTTATGACACGATCTACCTGCGTAACGACTATGCGGCCGCGATCGAGCAATTGAAGGCGCTCGGCCATGACGACCATCCCAATGTCGCCAATCTCATCGGCTATTCCTATCGAAAGCTCGGCAATTACGGGCAATCGCAAGTCTGGTACGAGCGGGCGCTGAGGGCAGATCCGAACCACGTGCTGACGTGGCAGTATTACGGACTGTGGCAGCTCGAGCAGGGCAATCGCGAGCAGGCGATGTATCATTTGAGCCGCATTGCTGCGATCTGTGGCACCGATTGCGAAGAGTATAAATCGCTGGCCGCGGCGCTGGAGAAGCCGACCGGCTCGGCCTTCGCCTATTGA